The Daucus carota subsp. sativus chromosome 7, DH1 v3.0, whole genome shotgun sequence genome window below encodes:
- the LOC108196688 gene encoding uncharacterized protein LOC108196688 isoform X2 produces MMSLQAKARKHWIIEGDGSEFDSDGLADHESDGDEDNEDDGFKDDDSDGDEDDEISGEEEVEDDEEMENAKNEERNIAEVEELEKEYMELRHEEQDLLKNLRRQKDEDVLKGQAVKNQKALWDKTLELRFLLQKAFSNSNRLPQDPIRSSLCDSSSETSEAYSDLITTSKKTLDSIQKLQEALLEKNPTITQGADGTSGKNTKQLKASENLMVEEDQEWSKISEMQSRIVSFRNKAVDKWQRRTQVTTGAAAIKGKLQAFNQSISDQVSAYMRDPSRMVNGMQQRRSAIAIFGTDPETSNITKEEEVNGDPELLDDSEFYQQLLKEFFETIDPTSSEAAFYALKRMQTKKRKVVDQRASKSRKIRYHVHEKIVNFMAPRPMNLPPMAPKLFENLFGLKVQKAA; encoded by the exons ATGATGTCTTTACAAGCCAAGGCGCGGAAACACTGGATTAT TGAGGGAGACGGGTCTGAGTTCGATAGTGATGGACTGGCAGATCATGAGAGTGATGGAGATGAAGACAATGAAGATGATGGATTCAAAGATGATGATAGTGatggagatgaagatgatgaaattaGTGGGGAGGAAGAAGTTGAAGATGATGAGGAGATGGAGAATGCAAAAAATGAAGAGAGGAATATTGCTGAGGTTGAAGAACTAGAGAAGGAATATATGGAGCTTCGTCACGAGGAGCA AGATCTCCTGAAGAACTTAAGGAGGCAAAAAGATGAAGATGTTCTGAAAGGCCAAGCAGTAAAAAACCAGAAG GCTTTATGGGATAAGACTCTTGAGTTGAGATTTCTGCTGCAAAAAGCATTCTCGAATTCAAATAGACTTCCACAG GATCCTATAAGATCCTCACTTTGTGATTCCTCTAGTGAAACCAGTGAAGCATATTCAGACCTTATAACGACATCAAAGAAGACCTTGGATTCTATACAGAAACTGCAGGAG GCCCTACTTGAGAAGAATCCAACAATTACTCAGGGTGCTGATG GTACTTCTGGAAAAAATACCAAGCAATTGAAAGCTTCTGAAAATTTGATGGTGGAAGAAGATCAAGAGTGGTCAAAGATATCTGAAATGCAGTCAAG AATAGTCTCTTTTAGGAATAAAGCAGTAGATAAATGGCAGAGGAGAACTCAGGTGACCACTGGCGCTGCTGCAATTAAAGGAAAATTGCAAGCCTTTAATCAG AGTATTAGTGATCAAGTTTCTGCTTATATGAGGGATCCTAGTAGGATGGTCAACGGAATGCAGCAGAGGAGATCAGCTATCGCTATATTTGGAACT GATCCAGAAACCTCTAATATTACCAAGGAAGAG GAGGTAAATGGTGATCCAGAGCTTCTTGACGACTCTGAATTTTATCAGCAGTTGCTGAAAGAATTCTTTGAGACAATTGATCCAACCTCATCTG AGGCTGCATTTTATGCTTTGAAGAGGATGCAAACTAAGAAGCGAAAGGTTGTTGATCAGCGTGCTTCAAAAAGTCGCAAAATTAG ATACCATGTTCATGAAAAGATTGTCAATTTTATGGCTCCTCGGCCTATGAACCTTCCACCAATGGCTCCAAAATTGTTCGAGAATCTTTTCGGCCTCAAGGTGCAGAAAGCTGCTTGA
- the LOC108196688 gene encoding uncharacterized protein LOC108196688 isoform X1, translated as MKRGREADCEDDVFTSQGAETLDYEDSEGDGSEFDSDGLADHESDGDEDNEDDGFKDDDSDGDEDDEISGEEEVEDDEEMENAKNEERNIAEVEELEKEYMELRHEEQDLLKNLRRQKDEDVLKGQAVKNQKALWDKTLELRFLLQKAFSNSNRLPQDPIRSSLCDSSSETSEAYSDLITTSKKTLDSIQKLQEALLEKNPTITQGADGTSGKNTKQLKASENLMVEEDQEWSKISEMQSRIVSFRNKAVDKWQRRTQVTTGAAAIKGKLQAFNQSISDQVSAYMRDPSRMVNGMQQRRSAIAIFGTDPETSNITKEEEVNGDPELLDDSEFYQQLLKEFFETIDPTSSEAAFYALKRMQTKKRKVVDQRASKSRKIRYHVHEKIVNFMAPRPMNLPPMAPKLFENLFGLKVQKAA; from the exons ATGAAACGGGGGCGAGAGGCTGACTGTGAAGATGATGTCTTTACAAGCCAAGGCGCGGAAACACTGGATTAT GAGGATAGTGAGGGAGACGGGTCTGAGTTCGATAGTGATGGACTGGCAGATCATGAGAGTGATGGAGATGAAGACAATGAAGATGATGGATTCAAAGATGATGATAGTGatggagatgaagatgatgaaattaGTGGGGAGGAAGAAGTTGAAGATGATGAGGAGATGGAGAATGCAAAAAATGAAGAGAGGAATATTGCTGAGGTTGAAGAACTAGAGAAGGAATATATGGAGCTTCGTCACGAGGAGCA AGATCTCCTGAAGAACTTAAGGAGGCAAAAAGATGAAGATGTTCTGAAAGGCCAAGCAGTAAAAAACCAGAAG GCTTTATGGGATAAGACTCTTGAGTTGAGATTTCTGCTGCAAAAAGCATTCTCGAATTCAAATAGACTTCCACAG GATCCTATAAGATCCTCACTTTGTGATTCCTCTAGTGAAACCAGTGAAGCATATTCAGACCTTATAACGACATCAAAGAAGACCTTGGATTCTATACAGAAACTGCAGGAG GCCCTACTTGAGAAGAATCCAACAATTACTCAGGGTGCTGATG GTACTTCTGGAAAAAATACCAAGCAATTGAAAGCTTCTGAAAATTTGATGGTGGAAGAAGATCAAGAGTGGTCAAAGATATCTGAAATGCAGTCAAG AATAGTCTCTTTTAGGAATAAAGCAGTAGATAAATGGCAGAGGAGAACTCAGGTGACCACTGGCGCTGCTGCAATTAAAGGAAAATTGCAAGCCTTTAATCAG AGTATTAGTGATCAAGTTTCTGCTTATATGAGGGATCCTAGTAGGATGGTCAACGGAATGCAGCAGAGGAGATCAGCTATCGCTATATTTGGAACT GATCCAGAAACCTCTAATATTACCAAGGAAGAG GAGGTAAATGGTGATCCAGAGCTTCTTGACGACTCTGAATTTTATCAGCAGTTGCTGAAAGAATTCTTTGAGACAATTGATCCAACCTCATCTG AGGCTGCATTTTATGCTTTGAAGAGGATGCAAACTAAGAAGCGAAAGGTTGTTGATCAGCGTGCTTCAAAAAGTCGCAAAATTAG ATACCATGTTCATGAAAAGATTGTCAATTTTATGGCTCCTCGGCCTATGAACCTTCCACCAATGGCTCCAAAATTGTTCGAGAATCTTTTCGGCCTCAAGGTGCAGAAAGCTGCTTGA